One genomic region from Deltaproteobacteria bacterium encodes:
- a CDS encoding TRAP transporter large permease subunit: protein MSPEFITWGMFIGLLIGLFMGQPLAFVLGGLAAIFGYIGWGPSCFYMFLNRAFGTMDNYILVAIPLFIFMAQLLDQSGVAESLFDTMRYLFGPVRGGIAIAVVVVSTLFGACTGIIGASVVTMGLLGMPVMLKYGYNKRLASGAVCAGGTLGILIPPSIMLVVMADQASLSVGKLFAGAVVPGLILSFMYIFYILIHCFFKPQDGPALTKEERQAVSVRQIFFMTLKSLVPPMILIAGVLGSIFAGIATPTEAAGVGAALAFCMTIAYGRFSWKGLYSAVVNTARTTSMVIIILVGAACFASVFMGSGGGEVVKGYIYGLELGKWGTFIVMMIILFLLGMFIDWIGIIMICFPLFLPIAADLGFDKVWFVVIMAVMLQDSFLTPPFGYALFYLKGVAPPEVSTSDIYWGAFPFWRLMELGLIACIIWPQSILWLANTLVK from the coding sequence ATGAGCCCGGAATTTATCACCTGGGGAATGTTTATCGGCCTTTTGATCGGCCTGTTTATGGGACAACCCCTGGCCTTTGTACTGGGCGGCCTGGCCGCCATATTCGGCTACATCGGATGGGGACCGTCCTGTTTCTATATGTTCCTGAACCGGGCGTTCGGGACCATGGACAATTATATCCTCGTGGCCATCCCGCTGTTCATTTTCATGGCCCAGTTGCTGGATCAATCCGGGGTGGCGGAAAGCCTTTTTGACACCATGCGATACCTCTTCGGTCCTGTCAGGGGAGGAATTGCCATTGCCGTGGTCGTGGTTTCCACGCTCTTTGGGGCCTGTACCGGTATTATTGGGGCCTCTGTGGTCACCATGGGTCTTCTGGGTATGCCGGTGATGCTCAAATACGGGTATAATAAACGGTTGGCATCGGGGGCTGTGTGTGCGGGAGGCACCTTGGGCATACTTATCCCCCCCAGCATTATGCTGGTGGTCATGGCAGACCAGGCCTCCCTGTCCGTGGGCAAGCTCTTTGCCGGGGCCGTGGTTCCCGGGCTGATTCTCTCGTTCATGTATATTTTCTACATCCTGATTCACTGCTTTTTCAAGCCCCAGGACGGACCGGCCCTCACCAAGGAAGAGCGACAGGCGGTTTCCGTAAGACAGATTTTCTTCATGACTTTGAAATCGCTGGTGCCGCCCATGATCCTCATTGCCGGAGTCCTGGGCTCCATCTTTGCCGGCATCGCCACGCCCACCGAGGCCGCGGGCGTCGGGGCCGCCCTCGCCTTTTGCATGACCATTGCCTACGGCAGGTTTTCGTGGAAGGGACTTTACTCCGCCGTGGTAAACACCGCTCGCACAACCTCTATGGTGATCATTATTCTTGTGGGGGCGGCCTGTTTTGCCAGTGTCTTCATGGGCTCAGGCGGCGGAGAAGTGGTCAAGGGGTATATTTACGGGCTCGAATTGGGAAAATGGGGGACTTTTATCGTGATGATGATCATTCTCTTTTTGTTAGGGATGTTCATCGACTGGATCGGCATTATCATGATCTGTTTTCCCCTGTTCCTCCCCATTGCAGCGGATCTGGGATTTGATAAAGTCTGGTTTGTGGTTATCATGGCGGTCATGCTTCAGGACTCCTTTTTGACGCCGCCATTCGGGTATGCCCTGTTTTATCTCAAAGGGGTTGCGCCGCCCGAGGTGAGCACCAGCGACATCTATTGGGGTGCATTCCCATTCTGGAGGCTTATGGAGTTGGGTTTGATCGCCTGCATCATCTGGCCGCAAAGCATCCTGTGGCTGGCCAATACGCTGGTGAAGTAG
- a CDS encoding acyl-CoA synthetase codes for MLKPGKTYDEVYQSFRWEIPEFYNIGVDICDKWAHQRYRLALIYENETGEVEKYTFWDLMRLSNGLANGLKAKGMEPGDRFGIMLPQSPEAGIAHIAVYKMGAVVIPLFTLFGTEALEYRLSNSRARGIVTDEANLPKILEIRDRLPDLRTIVLARGETPGGVVSFWELIEKGSSSFQPVKTRSDDPAFISYTSGTTGPPKGAFHAHRVLLGHLPGVQFPHNFFPKEDDFFWTPADWAWFGGFMDVLLPSWHFGVPVLAHRARKFDPEEAFHLIAKYGIRNAFMPPTALKLMRQVPDPRSRHDYAMRTIGSGGEALGEELLDWGREVMGLTINEFYGQTEVNLVVGTCSEVMEVRPGSMGKPIPGHRVEVVDESGIPVPPGTPGEIAIQRPDPVMCIEYWNNPEATREKYVNDWWLTGDLAKKDEDGYFWFVGRKDDLITSSGYRIGPAEIEDCLMKHPAVGMVAVVGSPDKVRGEVVKAFILPKPGVIPGPELEAEIKKYVKVRLAAHEYPREIEFVTELPMTTTGKIIRKDLKALEVKRKSGH; via the coding sequence GTGTTAAAGCCTGGAAAGACCTATGACGAGGTGTATCAGTCGTTTCGTTGGGAGATCCCCGAATTCTACAATATCGGGGTGGACATCTGCGACAAGTGGGCCCATCAGCGATACCGGCTGGCCCTGATCTATGAGAATGAGACCGGGGAGGTGGAGAAATATACCTTCTGGGACCTGATGCGCCTCTCCAACGGGCTGGCCAATGGACTCAAGGCCAAGGGTATGGAGCCCGGCGATCGCTTCGGGATCATGCTTCCCCAGTCCCCCGAGGCAGGGATCGCCCATATTGCCGTCTATAAGATGGGCGCCGTGGTCATCCCCCTCTTTACCCTGTTCGGTACAGAGGCCCTGGAGTACCGCCTGTCCAACAGCCGGGCCAGAGGGATTGTCACGGATGAGGCCAACCTCCCCAAGATCCTGGAGATACGCGACCGGTTGCCCGACCTCCGGACGATCGTTCTGGCAAGGGGCGAAACCCCGGGCGGGGTCGTGAGTTTCTGGGAGCTGATTGAAAAGGGATCGTCCTCGTTTCAGCCTGTCAAGACCCGGTCCGATGATCCTGCCTTTATCAGCTATACCTCCGGCACCACAGGGCCCCCCAAGGGGGCCTTTCATGCCCACCGCGTTCTGTTGGGGCATCTTCCCGGTGTCCAGTTCCCCCATAACTTCTTTCCAAAGGAAGATGATTTCTTCTGGACCCCGGCCGACTGGGCCTGGTTCGGCGGGTTCATGGATGTGCTCCTGCCGAGCTGGCACTTCGGGGTCCCGGTGCTGGCCCATCGCGCCAGGAAGTTCGACCCCGAGGAGGCGTTTCATCTCATAGCCAAATACGGGATCCGGAATGCCTTCATGCCGCCAACGGCCCTCAAGTTGATGCGACAGGTTCCGGACCCGCGCAGCCGTCACGACTATGCCATGCGGACCATCGGGAGCGGCGGAGAGGCATTGGGCGAGGAACTGCTCGACTGGGGGCGGGAGGTCATGGGGCTGACCATCAATGAGTTTTACGGCCAGACCGAGGTCAACCTGGTGGTGGGAACCTGCTCCGAGGTCATGGAGGTCCGGCCCGGTTCCATGGGAAAACCCATTCCCGGGCACCGGGTGGAGGTGGTGGACGAATCGGGCATTCCGGTTCCTCCGGGGACCCCGGGGGAAATTGCCATTCAGCGTCCCGATCCGGTCATGTGTATTGAATACTGGAACAACCCCGAGGCCACCCGGGAGAAGTACGTCAATGACTGGTGGCTCACCGGAGACCTGGCCAAGAAAGATGAGGATGGGTATTTCTGGTTTGTGGGGAGGAAGGACGATCTGATCACCAGTTCGGGGTACCGGATCGGGCCGGCCGAGATCGAGGACTGCCTCATGAAGCACCCGGCCGTGGGCATGGTGGCGGTGGTGGGAAGTCCGGATAAGGTCCGTGGCGAGGTGGTCAAGGCCTTTATCCTGCCGAAACCCGGTGTAATCCCCGGTCCTGAACTGGAAGCGGAGATCAAGAAGTACGTCAAGGTCCGGTTGGCGGCCCATGAATACCCCCGGGAGATCGAATTCGTGACCGAACTCCCCATGACCACGACGGGAAAGATCATCCGGAAGGATCTGAAGGCCCTGGAGGTAAAGCGGAAATCAGGGCATTAG
- a CDS encoding universal stress protein has translation MIPEIKKILCTTDMSENARYAFEYAVSLANQYGAGITLLHVLEDMSPYRDSLMMNILGEEKWKGLLETNKEKLIQDLKDQLGKFCDTVSAQLPACPFITDDIIVKIGNPVEAILEQAKKMDCDLVVMGTHGHGILGDAMIGGVSRRVVRRCKKPVLVVPLPDKRGLMP, from the coding sequence ATGATTCCCGAGATCAAAAAAATTCTTTGCACCACGGACATGTCCGAGAATGCCCGTTACGCCTTCGAGTATGCCGTCAGCCTTGCCAACCAATACGGGGCAGGCATTACGCTCCTCCATGTCCTCGAGGATATGTCCCCATACCGGGATTCTCTCATGATGAATATCCTGGGAGAGGAGAAATGGAAGGGTCTGCTGGAGACAAACAAGGAAAAACTCATCCAGGACCTGAAGGATCAGCTTGGCAAATTCTGCGACACTGTCAGCGCCCAACTCCCCGCCTGTCCCTTTATCACGGACGACATCATCGTGAAAATCGGAAACCCGGTGGAGGCAATCCTCGAACAGGCCAAGAAGATGGACTGCGATCTGGTGGTCATGGGCACCCACGGGCACGGAATTCTGGGAGACGCCATGATCGGGGGCGTGTCCAGGCGGGTGGTGCGGCGTTGCAAGAAGCCGGTGCTGGTGGTCCCTCTCCCGGACAAAAGGGGACTAATGCCCTGA